The following are encoded together in the Lathyrus oleraceus cultivar Zhongwan6 chromosome 3, CAAS_Psat_ZW6_1.0, whole genome shotgun sequence genome:
- the LOC127130405 gene encoding uncharacterized mitochondrial protein AtMg00810-like — protein MHVEFEMRMMGELKFFIGIKINQSKSGTHVHQSKYTMELLKKFNLEDYKIMSTSMHPTCCLNKEESRTKIYQKLYIDPRKTHLTDVKRIFKYLKGIINLGFLYKKSLDNKLLRFCDADYAGDGIKRKSTSGNNQFIGKNLIYWTSNRQEILLYLQQKHNTSQLQNVVHIYSG, from the exons ATGCATGTTGAGTTTGAGATGAGGATGATGGGAGAATTGAAGTTCTTCATAGGAATTAAAATTAACCAAAGTAAAAGTGGAACTCATGTTCATCAGTCCAAGTACACAATGGAGCTTCTGAAGAAGTTTAATCTTGAAGACTACAAGATTATGTCAACTTCTATGCATCCAACCTGTTGTCTGAACAAAGAGGAAAGTAGAACCAAGATATATCAGAAGCTATATATAG ATCCTAGAAAGACTCACTTAACTGATGTTAAGAGAATCTTTAAGTATTTGAAAGGAATAATAAATCTAGGATTTCTTTATAAAAAATCCCTAGATAATAAGCTACTTAGATTCTGCGATGCTGACTATGCTGGAGATGGAATTAAGAGAAAATCCACTAGTGGAAACAATCAATTTATAGGTAAAAACCTAATATATTGGACTAGTAATAGACAAGAAATATTGCTCTATCTACAACAAAAGCATAATACATCTCAGCTGCAAAATGTTGTACACATCTACTCTGGATAA